The sequence AAAGACGTTCGCACCCCAGCGGCTGAGGATGCAGGCCAACCACGCGCCCTTGAAGCCCGTGTGACCGGTGATCAGCACGCGACGGCCGCGCCAGAACTCAGGATCAACGCGCGCTAATCCGCCCATGTCATCCACGGTGCTCGCGCTTCGGCTATCAGGGTTTCCAAGACCAGTTTGTCGCGCATCGTATCCATCGGCTGCCAGAAGCCGCGGTGGATGAAGGCTTCGAGCTGGCCCGCGGCCGCGATTTGGCGCAGCGGGCCTTCCTCCCACTTGGTCCGGTCGTCGGCAACGAAATTGATCGCCTGCGAAGAGAGCACGAAGAAACCGCCGTTGATCCAGTCTCCGTCGCCCTGTGGTTTTTCAAGGAAGGACGCAACACGGGTTTGATCGAGCGCCAGCCGCCCGAAGCGGCCGGGCGGCTGCACGGCGGTGATCGTCGCCAGCTTCCCGTGCGCACGGTGAAAGTCGATCGAGGCGGAAATGTCGATGTCGGCCACGCCGTCGCCATAGGTCATGCAAAAGCAGTCCTCATCGGACAACAGATCGCGAATTCGCCGCAGTCGGCCACCGGTTTCCGTCGCCTCGCCGGTATCGATCAGGCTTACGCGCCATGGCTCGGCGCGTGAAAGGCCGAAGGTCGTCACATTGGCACGGAAATCGAAGGTGACGTCGCTGCGATGAAGGAGATAATTATAGAAGAATTCCTTGATGACGAATCCCTTATAGCCGAGGCAGACGATGAAGTCGCACACGCCATGGGCGGCATATGACTTCATGATATGCCAAAGGATTGGCATGCCGCCGATCTCGATCATTGGTTTGGGACGCGCGTGCGATTCCTCGCTGATCCGCGTGCCGCGCCCTCCAGCGAGAATGACGGCTTTCACTGGCCGACGACCCGCTCCACCGCGTCGTAGAACGCACGACTGAACCGCTCCGGTTGCCCCAGGGGATGATTGCGAATTTGCCCGCGCAGGCGCAGACGCAGAGCGCGGCGTCGAGACCGGTCTTCGGCGAGTTCGAGCGCCTTGGCGATGTAGCCGTCAATGTCCGTTGCGCATAAATCGGCGAGGCCGGCATTGCTCAGGTTGCTGAGGCTCAGGCGTTCGAAGAATGCCGGCCCCGCGAGGCTGACGACGGGAACGCCCATCCATAGCGTCTCGCACGTCGTTGTCCCGCCGACGTGCGGGAACGTATCGAGGGCGATGTCGATGTCGTTGTAGTGCGGCAGATGGGAGCCGCGCACGGCGGTGTATTCGATACGCTCAGGCTCGATGCCCCGTTTTGCGAATGCTGCCTCGATATTCCGGCGAAACGCCGGCACGCCGCCTTCGGGCCGAACGAACAAGAAGCGTGAACCGGGCGTCGCCGCCATGATACGCGCCCACGCATCCACGCATTGCGGCGTGTACTTGTAGGGATTGTTCATCGTCCCGAAGGTGATGTGGCCTTTGCGCTCCTGTGGAATGGTGCCGATGATTGGAACGTCGACGAAACCCAGCCGCCCCAGGGCCACCCATGTCTCCGGAAGTTCAAAGGGTTTTTCGACGAGCAGCTTCGGATCTTCGGGCTTGATAAACGGGTCGACAAGAATGTAGTCGATGGACGTCAAGCCGGACGAGTGTGGATAGCCGAGCCAGCTCGCACCGATCGGCGCCGGTTTATAGGCCATTACCTCGAGCTTGTTCATTTCCGTCGAGCCGCCCAACTCGAACAATATGTCAAGGTCGTCGGCTGCAATGCCTTCGGCGACCTCGGCCTCCGGTCGCCGGGGCCACCAGCGAAAGCCGTCGACGCGGCCCTCGATCGCCGCTTGCACGTCGTCGCGCTGGCGCTCGTAAAACGAATAACAAAAGACCTCGAACCGGTCGCGGTCGTAAAAATCCAGCAATGGCAGCGCGAAATACGTCACCGGATGCGCGCGCAGGTCGCTCGACATGAAACCGACGCGCATCTTTGCCCGACCGCCGATCGCCGGCGCTACGGGGCGGCGCGGGATTCGTCTCTGCAAAACGTCGCCCAGATCCCGGTGCCAGTCGACGAGACGGTAGCGGTCCTCAGCACTTCGCGCCTGGGCGAGTTCAAGATGAAAGGCGGACAGAAAACAGCCGGCGATCCATGTGGGCGCGAGGTCCTCGAGGGACCCGGCGCAGTCGATCCGATCGAAGTCGACGCAACGAGCGAATACGCCGCGCAAGGTCCGCGCTTCGAAGCGGGCGTGCCTGCCGCAACGATCGGCGATCGAAACGGCGATCTGATAGGACTCCTCGATGTGTGCCGCTTCGTCGCCGTAGCGGCTGCGGTTGAGACTTTCACATAAGGCCGCAGCGATTTCGATCGAGTTCGGCTTTGCGGCAAGGGCGCGACGGAAGTAGCCGTTGGCCGCCTGCCGGTCTTCCTTTTCAATAAAGCGGGCGAGGGCGAAGAGCGCACGCTCGTCATCTGG is a genomic window of Rhodospirillales bacterium containing:
- a CDS encoding tetratricopeptide repeat protein, with protein sequence MNTAPARPALAIREALRRKDFVAAESLLQQRLSDQPDDGVAWRDLALVLAAGGRPTEAVQAFASCVERGIDKNAVAFNYAAALSDAGENAHAERLLREVLSQRPRQFDLTNLLGVVLKRSGKLDEAIQFFEQARKLDGKSLSPWVNLGNTWLLLGNPRKAQDAFARVVRLAPKDPEHWRLLGVSQQRCGAVVEARRSFERGHTLNPRDTRVAGDLIEILIETGEFDKALALIARTRQLTPNDARFDIAEARVLRRLGRTDEARERLEQILTIHPDDERALFALARFIEKEDRQAANGYFRRALAAKPNSIEIAAALCESLNRSRYGDEAAHIEESYQIAVSIADRCGRHARFEARTLRGVFARCVDFDRIDCAGSLEDLAPTWIAGCFLSAFHLELAQARSAEDRYRLVDWHRDLGDVLQRRIPRRPVAPAIGGRAKMRVGFMSSDLRAHPVTYFALPLLDFYDRDRFEVFCYSFYERQRDDVQAAIEGRVDGFRWWPRRPEAEVAEGIAADDLDILFELGGSTEMNKLEVMAYKPAPIGASWLGYPHSSGLTSIDYILVDPFIKPEDPKLLVEKPFELPETWVALGRLGFVDVPIIGTIPQERKGHITFGTMNNPYKYTPQCVDAWARIMAATPGSRFLFVRPEGGVPAFRRNIEAAFAKRGIEPERIEYTAVRGSHLPHYNDIDIALDTFPHVGGTTTCETLWMGVPVVSLAGPAFFERLSLSNLSNAGLADLCATDIDGYIAKALELAEDRSRRRALRLRLRGQIRNHPLGQPERFSRAFYDAVERVVGQ
- the rfbF gene encoding glucose-1-phosphate cytidylyltransferase, which codes for MKAVILAGGRGTRISEESHARPKPMIEIGGMPILWHIMKSYAAHGVCDFIVCLGYKGFVIKEFFYNYLLHRSDVTFDFRANVTTFGLSRAEPWRVSLIDTGEATETGGRLRRIRDLLSDEDCFCMTYGDGVADIDISASIDFHRAHGKLATITAVQPPGRFGRLALDQTRVASFLEKPQGDGDWINGGFFVLSSQAINFVADDRTKWEEGPLRQIAAAGQLEAFIHRGFWQPMDTMRDKLVLETLIAEARAPWMTWAD